ATGTCGACCAGGGCGGAGCCCCCCATGGTTTTGAAATCCGCCAGTTCGCCGCTCATAATCTCTTCGTCCTTGAGTTCCAGAAGGTCATTGGACAGAATGAAGCCGTGCTTCAAAGCCCCCAGATTTGCCAGGCTCAACGCCTCGTCCGGCTGCACCGGCGCATCCTCGGGGATGAAGGCTTCGTAACGTTTACGCATGAACCTCGCATCCAGCAGGGTGTGGTCATGCATGGAGGTGAACCCCAATGCGTTGGCTTCAACAGGTCCTCGTACGGTCATCACGGTTGCCATGTTATCCTCCTTAAAATTAGATGCAATAAAGGGTCCAATGCCATCATTCCCGCGGAGGCGTGAATCCAGGACTCTCTGCCCGCTGCCTTCCGGCTCCGCGGGAATAACGGAAGTTTACCGTTAAGCCGCTCATATCTTTAACATATGTTGACTTTAAAGGCCACATCGATATAGGTTGGCCTGATTCGATGCATCCGACACAGGAAGGCAATAATGAAAAGCACCCCCCCGCAAACCAATGACGCCGTTGCCCGGGAGCTGGATGTCAGCCCCTCGCAGGCAAGAAGCATTCTGATCGTCTGCTTCCTCCTCTACATGGTGAACTGCATGGACAGGCAGGTGCTGTCCGCCGTGCTGCAGCCGATGAAGCTCGACCTCGGGCTGAGCGACACCCAGGTCGGCCTGATCCAGACCGGGTTTCTGCTTTCCATTGCCATCCTGGCCTTTCCCATTTCCTACCTTGTGGACCGGTGGAGCCGGCGCAAGGCCATCGGCATCATGGCCATCATCTGGAGTGTTTTCACCTTTGTGACCGGCCTGGGGAAAAGCTTTTGGGGGGTGATCGTTCCCCGCTCTCTGGTGGGTGCCGGCGAGGCCGGATTCTCTGCCGGCGGAACGGCCATGATCGCCGCCGTTTACCCCCACGAGGCCCGGGCCAAGGCCATGGGCATCTTCAACGCGGCCATTCCCCTGGGCGCCGGGTTGGGGGTCATGGTCGGCGGAACCATTTCCGTTCACTTCGGCGGATGGCGATCCCCGTTTTTCGTCTTCGCCCTCCCCGGTCTGGTGCTGGGCATTCTCGCGTTTTTTCTTAAGGACTACAAGACAGTGGAAAACATCGACGAACACGGTCAAATACGTGGCCTGTTCAAATCCGGCTTTTCCCTGTACAAAATCCCCACCATGCGTTGGGTATATCTCAGCAACGCCATGATGACGACCACGGCATATTCATTTCTGACCTGGGGGCCGGCTTACGTCATGCGCGTTCAGGGCATCGATGAGGAAAAGGCCGGACTGCTCATCGGCATCCTGAGCCTCATGGCCATCATCGGGGCGCCGCTGGGCGGCTGGCTGGCCGACACCTGGAACCGCAGCCATCCAAAGGGGCGCATTTACATGCCCCTGCTTTCCCTGGTCTGCATGTCCATCTTCTTTCTTTTGAGCATCTATTTCGAGTTGAAAGGCATCGGCCTTGTGTTCGGTTTCATGCTGGGCGTCGCCCTGGTACTGCCCATACCGGCCTATGGCGCATTGACCCAGGACGTGGTGACCCCGGACCGCAAAGGCATGGCCTTTGGCATGAACACCTTCAGCATGTATGTGTTGGGGGGCGGCTGGGCGCCCATCGTCATCGGCTATGTCTCCGACCTGTTCGGTGGTGGCGCCCGGGGGTTGAAATGGGCGCTGATGATCGCCTCCGTTGGCGGCATTTTGGCGGCACTGGCCCTTTTTGTCGCCTCTAAAACCTATTTGGAGGACCTGAACAAGGTTCGCGGATACCGGCTGGAGGCAGACAACTGAGCCTGCAAGGTTAAAGTCAACAGAGGAACACGACATTGGATTTCAATCCCTGCATGAAACACCAGCTGATCCGCAAAACCGTGAGAGAATTTGCGGAAAGCGAAATCAAACCCCACGTGGCCCGGCTCGACAAGGAGTCGCGCTTTCCGTGGGAGATCGTCGAAAAAATGAAACCCTTGAACTTCTTCGGGCTGCAGGCGCCGCGGGAATACGGCGGAGCGAACCTCGACACCATCAGCTACGTCATCGCCATCGAGGAACTCTCCAGGGTGTCGGCGGCCCTCGGCCTCTGCGTAACCGTGCACAACAGTGTGGGTCTCTACCCCATCCTCGCCTTCGGTACCCGCAAGCAAAAGGAGAGGTTCATCCCGGCCATGGCAAACGGCGACAGCATCGGCGCCTTTTGCCTCACCGAGGCCAATGCCGGCTCCGATGCCGGCGGCGTCGAGACCTGGGCGGTCGAGACGGAAGACGCCTTCGTGCTGAACGGCACCAAGATCTTCGTCACCAACGGCGGGGTGTGCGGCACCGTCCTGGTGTTCGCCGTGTCCGAAGGCGGCGGCAAAACCCGGACGGGTGTTTACATCGTCGAGAAGGGCTGCCCGGGCTTTTCGGTGGGTGAAATCGAGGACCTGTGCGGGATGCGCGCCAACCCGGTGTCATCCCTGTTTTTCGAGGATTGCAGTGTCCCCAAGGGTCATCTGCTGGGCAAAGCGGGGCAGGGCATCAAAATCGCTTTGACCGCTCTCGACACGGGACGCTTGGGAATTGCCGCCCAGGCCCTGGGAATCGCCCAGGCGGCTTTCGACGATTCCGTAACCTATGCCAAGGAACGCCAGCAGTTCAACAAGCCGTTGGCCGGGTTTCAGACCATCCAGAACTATCTGGCGGACATGTCCACGGATGTCGAGGCCTCGCGGCTGCTCCTCTACAGGGCCGCGGCCCTAAAAGACGCGGGCACGCCCTTTTCGTCCGAAGCCGCCATGGCCAAACTGCACTGCAGCGCCACGGCCAGAAAGGTGACAGATCTGGCCGTGCAGATCCACGGCGGGTACGGCTACAGCAAGGAATACGACGTGGAGCGCTATTTCAGGGACGCCAAAGTCACCGAAATATATGAGGGCACCAGCGAAGTCCAGCGCATGGTGATCGCCCGCGCCATTTTGGCACGGCCCGCGTAGGGCGGAGATCGGGGCCGAAAGCGCAGGGCAAAGTCGATTGAGCCGCCCCGGTGAAACAAAAGAAGCACCAGGTTTCACTGTGTAATGCGTGTCAATGACCAGTAGGGAGTCTGCTTTACGTATTTTTGAGGAATAGGAATTACGAATTGGGAATTTGCAGTTTTGTTTATGTGATGTTCCCCCAGAGTGGATGGTCTTCTCTGCGTCCTCCGCGCCTTGAGCGCAGCGGGCGGTTAAATAGATCTTGCTTAAGGCTCCCGGCCACTGACCTCTGCCTTCTGGCCTCTGACCTCTCAATTATACAGGAGTTGCCGTGTTGAACATAATCGTTTGTATCAAGCAGGTCCCCATGGTGTCCGAGCTGCCGTGGGATTCCAAAACCGGAACATTGAAGCGCGAACTGGCCATGGGGATGATGGACCCCGCAAGCCGGCGGGCGCTGGAGGCGGCCCTGCGTTTGAAGGCGCGTCAGGCGGCGAGCATCCGCGCCGTGGCCATGGGGCCGCCCATGGCGGAGGAGATTCTGCACCAGGCCAAGGCGCTGGGCGCCGATGAAGGCTATCTGCTCACCGACAGACGCATGGCCGGCGCGGACACCTTTCTCACCAGCCACATCCTGGCCCGGTTCATCCGGCAGGAATGCCGCGACCTCGGCCTGGTGCTGTGCGGTGCCCAGACCAGCGACAGCGAAACCGCGCAAGTGGGTCCGCAGCTGGCCGAGGCGCTGGACATCCCGGCGATCACCTATGTCGAACACCTGGAAGTCAAAAAGAACACCCTGACGGCCCGACGCCATGTGGACGAGTATTTCGAAGTCATGCAGATGACGCTGCCAGGTCTCGTCACCATCGACCTTTCCGCCTACAGCCCCAGGCATCTGGCCCTCGAGGGGGTGGAGCGGGCCTTCGAAAACCCGAGCATCCATGTGCTGAATGCCGGCCAACTGGGGTTGGGCGAAGACTTCAGCGCCCTGAAGGATTCGCCCACGCGGATCATCGACGTGTACTCGCCCGCCGCGCACAAGGAAAACCGGGTCCTCAAAGGGTCGGTGAAACAGATCGTGGACCGGTTGTTCGATGAATACGGCAAAGTCATCGGCGGGGCCATGGGAAAAGACATCCAGGCGCATGAGCACGGTGAGACGAGATGAAGCACGGCAGCGACATCTGGGTATTCGGCGATTACCGCAACTATTTTCAGAACAGGGTAACCTTGCAGATCCTGTCCAAGGCCGTGGACCTGGCTTCCGTCACCAGCGGATCGGTGTGTGCCGTCGTGTTCGGCCACAACGTGGAGGAGTACACGGCCGAATACATTGCCCACGGCGCCCAAAAGGTGTACGTGGTGGACCATCGCTCCCTGGCCGCCTATGCCATGGAGACCTATGCCGGCCTTCTGTTCCGGCTGGTCAAAGAACACGAACCGGAAACACTGCTGGTGGGTGCCACCCGTTTCGGGCAGGAACTGGCCCCCCGGGTCGCCAAACGACTGGCCACCGGCCTCACCGCCGATTGCATCGATCTCGAAATCGACGCCAAAGGACGGCTGGTGCAGGTCGCACCGTCCTTCGGGGGCAACCTGATCGCCAAAATCATCACCCCCGTCCACCGCCCCCAGATGGCCACGGTACGCCCCGGTACCTTCCAGGAAAGGCCCCACGACTACCAGGCGACCGGCGAGGTCATTCCCCTGTCCCTGCCCGGGGATCTGCCCCCTGATAGGATCAAACGGGTGACCTCCGAGCTGAAGCCGTCCAAGAGACAGCGGATAGAAGACGCCGATATCGTGATCTGCGGCGGCCGCGGCATGGGCAGCAAGGGAAAATTCAGGAAGCTGTACGACCTGGCCGCACTCATGAACGCGGAAGTGGGCGCCACCAGGCCCGTGGTCTACTCGGAGTGGGCCCCTGCGGACGCTCTGGTGGGCCAGGCCGGCAAGAGCATCAGGCCCAAATTACTCCTCTCTTTCGGCGTCAGCGGCGCCATCCAGCACACGGCCGCACTGGCAGGGGCGGACTTCATCGTCGCCGTCAACAAAAACCCCAACGCCACCATGATGAAAATGGCCGATGTGGCCATTGTGGCCGAC
This genomic interval from Deltaproteobacteria bacterium contains the following:
- a CDS encoding MFS transporter; the encoded protein is MKSTPPQTNDAVARELDVSPSQARSILIVCFLLYMVNCMDRQVLSAVLQPMKLDLGLSDTQVGLIQTGFLLSIAILAFPISYLVDRWSRRKAIGIMAIIWSVFTFVTGLGKSFWGVIVPRSLVGAGEAGFSAGGTAMIAAVYPHEARAKAMGIFNAAIPLGAGLGVMVGGTISVHFGGWRSPFFVFALPGLVLGILAFFLKDYKTVENIDEHGQIRGLFKSGFSLYKIPTMRWVYLSNAMMTTTAYSFLTWGPAYVMRVQGIDEEKAGLLIGILSLMAIIGAPLGGWLADTWNRSHPKGRIYMPLLSLVCMSIFFLLSIYFELKGIGLVFGFMLGVALVLPIPAYGALTQDVVTPDRKGMAFGMNTFSMYVLGGGWAPIVIGYVSDLFGGGARGLKWALMIASVGGILAALALFVASKTYLEDLNKVRGYRLEADN
- a CDS encoding electron transfer flavoprotein subunit beta/FixA family protein, whose protein sequence is MLNIIVCIKQVPMVSELPWDSKTGTLKRELAMGMMDPASRRALEAALRLKARQAASIRAVAMGPPMAEEILHQAKALGADEGYLLTDRRMAGADTFLTSHILARFIRQECRDLGLVLCGAQTSDSETAQVGPQLAEALDIPAITYVEHLEVKKNTLTARRHVDEYFEVMQMTLPGLVTIDLSAYSPRHLALEGVERAFENPSIHVLNAGQLGLGEDFSALKDSPTRIIDVYSPAAHKENRVLKGSVKQIVDRLFDEYGKVIGGAMGKDIQAHEHGETR
- a CDS encoding acyl-CoA dehydrogenase family protein gives rise to the protein MKHQLIRKTVREFAESEIKPHVARLDKESRFPWEIVEKMKPLNFFGLQAPREYGGANLDTISYVIAIEELSRVSAALGLCVTVHNSVGLYPILAFGTRKQKERFIPAMANGDSIGAFCLTEANAGSDAGGVETWAVETEDAFVLNGTKIFVTNGGVCGTVLVFAVSEGGGKTRTGVYIVEKGCPGFSVGEIEDLCGMRANPVSSLFFEDCSVPKGHLLGKAGQGIKIALTALDTGRLGIAAQALGIAQAAFDDSVTYAKERQQFNKPLAGFQTIQNYLADMSTDVEASRLLLYRAAALKDAGTPFSSEAAMAKLHCSATARKVTDLAVQIHGGYGYSKEYDVERYFRDAKVTEIYEGTSEVQRMVIARAILARPA
- a CDS encoding electron transfer flavoprotein subunit alpha/FixB family protein is translated as MKHGSDIWVFGDYRNYFQNRVTLQILSKAVDLASVTSGSVCAVVFGHNVEEYTAEYIAHGAQKVYVVDHRSLAAYAMETYAGLLFRLVKEHEPETLLVGATRFGQELAPRVAKRLATGLTADCIDLEIDAKGRLVQVAPSFGGNLIAKIITPVHRPQMATVRPGTFQERPHDYQATGEVIPLSLPGDLPPDRIKRVTSELKPSKRQRIEDADIVICGGRGMGSKGKFRKLYDLAALMNAEVGATRPVVYSEWAPADALVGQAGKSIRPKLLLSFGVSGAIQHTAALAGADFIVAVNKNPNATMMKMADVAIVADANQACLGIIRALKEKLRE